Proteins from one Ornithobacterium rhinotracheale genomic window:
- a CDS encoding 3'-5' exonuclease yields MRKLNLHKPICFFDLETTGTNVGNDKIVEISILKVYPNGEKESRTWLVNPERPIPPETTAIHGINDEDVKDQPTFKELAPKVVEILKDSDIAGFNSNRFDVPLLAEELLRAGQDIDLKKCRPIDVQVIFHKKEPRNLSAAYKFYCNKDLENAHSAAADTNATYEIFVEQVAKYEDLENDINFLSEFSQHYKNADFAGFIGFDQDGKEVFKFGKYKDQRVEDVLEKDAGYFGWIQNADFPLYTKKVLTEIKLRKLNNKL; encoded by the coding sequence ATGAGAAAATTAAACTTACATAAACCTATCTGCTTTTTTGATTTAGAAACCACAGGAACCAATGTGGGCAACGATAAAATCGTAGAAATTTCAATTTTAAAGGTTTATCCCAACGGGGAAAAAGAAAGCCGCACTTGGCTAGTGAATCCTGAAAGACCCATTCCGCCCGAAACGACTGCCATTCACGGCATAAATGATGAGGATGTGAAAGACCAGCCTACTTTTAAAGAATTGGCACCCAAAGTGGTAGAAATACTGAAAGACAGCGACATTGCGGGGTTCAACTCCAACCGATTTGATGTGCCTTTGCTTGCCGAAGAGCTTTTGCGTGCGGGTCAAGATATTGATTTAAAGAAATGTCGCCCGATTGATGTGCAGGTGATTTTCCATAAAAAAGAACCAAGAAACCTCTCGGCAGCGTATAAATTTTATTGTAACAAGGATTTGGAAAACGCACACTCGGCAGCAGCAGACACCAATGCCACTTACGAAATTTTTGTGGAGCAAGTGGCTAAATACGAAGACCTTGAAAACGACATTAATTTCCTAAGTGAATTTTCGCAACATTATAAAAATGCGGATTTTGCAGGTTTTATAGGGTTTGACCAAGATGGTAAAGAAGTCTTTAAATTCGGAAAATACAAAGACCAGCGCGTGGAAGATGTGTTGGAAAAAGATGCGGGCTATTTTGGCTGGATTCAAAATGCTGATTTCCCGCTTTATACCAAAAAAGTTTTAACCGAAATTAAACTTAGAAAATTAAATAATAAGCTTTAA
- a CDS encoding uracil-DNA glycosylase gives MPAVKIQEDWGKMLAEEFEKDYFKALINFVKSEYATQKVFPPGKQIFSAFDFTPPQDTKVVIIGQDPYHGLGQANGLCFSVADNIPMPPSLINIFKEIEEDLGIQMPANGNLERWAKQGVFLLNATLSVRAHQAGSHQGKGWETFTDEVIKKLSQEKEEIVFMLWGSYAKKKANLIDKSKGHLILTSGHPSPLSANRGYWFGNKHFSRANEFLVQKNKKPISW, from the coding sequence ATGCCAGCTGTAAAAATTCAAGAAGATTGGGGAAAAATGCTTGCCGAGGAGTTTGAAAAAGACTATTTTAAAGCTTTGATCAATTTTGTGAAATCGGAATATGCCACGCAGAAGGTATTTCCGCCGGGAAAGCAAATTTTCTCAGCTTTTGATTTTACCCCACCGCAAGACACCAAGGTGGTGATTATAGGTCAAGACCCGTATCATGGTTTGGGGCAGGCAAATGGCTTGTGTTTTTCGGTGGCAGATAATATCCCGATGCCACCTAGCTTAATCAATATTTTTAAAGAAATAGAAGAAGATTTGGGTATACAGATGCCCGCCAACGGCAATCTGGAACGCTGGGCAAAGCAAGGTGTGTTTCTGCTCAATGCGACACTGAGCGTGCGTGCACACCAAGCGGGATCGCATCAAGGCAAGGGGTGGGAAACTTTTACCGATGAGGTTATTAAAAAACTCTCGCAAGAGAAAGAAGAAATCGTGTTTATGCTCTGGGGAAGCTATGCCAAGAAAAAAGCGAACTTAATTGATAAAAGCAAAGGGCATTTAATCTTAACATCGGGGCATCCTTCGCCTTTGAGTGCCAATCGTGGGTATTGGTTTGGGAATAAGCATTTTTCTAGAGCCAATGAGTTTTTAGTCCAAAAAAACAAAAAACCGATTTCTTGGTAA
- a CDS encoding porin family protein — translation MYSKTGTKSEVVYKGKELAHSKIDAHNFEMPLMLKYYFYEGANIQLGPQVSYLSKGWINSEWNTVNYQKKRDESYTSVMKKVNFAAVFGLGYKLPMGLSFDARYNLGLTKVLKDDASVKKQEGTTDYKPRVFSFSVGYQF, via the coding sequence TTGTATTCAAAGACAGGGACTAAGTCCGAAGTTGTTTATAAAGGCAAGGAATTAGCTCATAGTAAAATTGACGCTCATAATTTTGAAATGCCGTTGATGTTAAAATATTATTTTTACGAAGGAGCTAACATTCAATTAGGACCTCAGGTGAGTTATTTAAGTAAAGGATGGATTAATTCTGAGTGGAATACAGTTAATTATCAAAAAAAGAGAGATGAAAGCTATACATCTGTCATGAAAAAGGTTAATTTTGCAGCAGTTTTCGGCTTAGGGTATAAATTACCTATGGGGCTTTCTTTTGATGCTAGATATAATTTAGGATTAACTAAAGTATTAAAAGATGACGCGTCAGTAAAAAAACAGGAAGGAACTACTGATTATAAGCCAAGAGTCTTCTCATTCAGCGTAGGATATCAATTCTAA
- a CDS encoding glycoside hydrolase family 88 protein has protein sequence MMKKTLLLLGLPLVMLSCGPQKMADVTAPGGVDNPPVLEVAKAQLGYQVKLIEENGSFINPRTIEHGKVKYVKNHDWTSGFFPGTLFYMYDLTNDAKWKNLGVKYTETLEDVKNLKWHHDVGFMINCSFGNALRVTNNPKYKDIIITAAQSLSTRFRPKAGVIQSWDEDRGWQGKRGWNCPVIIDNMMNLELLFKASEFSGDPKYREIAISHADQTLKNHFRKDWSCYHVVDYDKVNGGVRSKETAQGYANESSWARGQAWAIYGFATCYRYTKDKKYLDAAANIYNFLFTNPHMPADYVPYWDFDAPNIPNAPRDASAAAVIASALYELSSYGLPYKATADKIVATLSSPAYKALVGTNGNFLLMHSVGSIPHDAEIDVPLNYADYYFLEALARQKGLEDYKH, from the coding sequence ATGATGAAAAAAACATTATTATTGCTAGGCTTGCCCTTGGTAATGCTTAGCTGTGGTCCTCAAAAAATGGCTGATGTTACAGCGCCAGGTGGTGTAGATAATCCGCCAGTGTTGGAAGTAGCCAAGGCACAATTGGGCTATCAAGTAAAATTGATTGAAGAAAACGGAAGCTTTATTAATCCAAGAACTATTGAACACGGAAAGGTAAAATATGTTAAAAACCATGATTGGACAAGTGGTTTCTTCCCTGGGACTTTGTTCTATATGTATGATTTAACCAATGATGCTAAATGGAAAAATCTCGGCGTAAAATATACTGAAACTTTAGAAGATGTCAAAAACCTTAAATGGCACCACGACGTAGGTTTCATGATTAATTGTAGTTTTGGAAACGCTTTGCGCGTGACCAATAATCCTAAATACAAAGACATCATCATCACAGCGGCACAATCTTTATCTACCCGCTTTAGACCTAAAGCTGGCGTAATCCAAAGTTGGGACGAAGATCGTGGTTGGCAAGGAAAACGCGGCTGGAATTGCCCTGTAATCATCGATAATATGATGAATTTGGAATTACTTTTTAAAGCGTCTGAATTTTCTGGAGATCCAAAATACCGTGAAATCGCAATTTCTCACGCAGACCAAACTTTGAAAAATCACTTCAGAAAAGACTGGAGCTGCTACCATGTGGTGGATTATGACAAAGTAAATGGAGGAGTGCGTAGCAAAGAAACAGCACAAGGATACGCAAATGAATCTTCTTGGGCGCGTGGACAAGCTTGGGCTATCTACGGATTTGCAACTTGTTATCGCTATACTAAGGATAAAAAATACTTAGACGCAGCAGCGAATATTTATAATTTCTTGTTTACCAACCCACACATGCCTGCAGATTATGTGCCTTATTGGGATTTTGATGCACCAAATATTCCGAATGCACCAAGAGATGCCTCTGCCGCTGCAGTAATTGCGTCTGCATTGTATGAGCTTTCTTCATACGGATTGCCATACAAAGCAACTGCCGATAAAATCGTGGCTACGCTTTCAAGTCCTGCTTACAAAGCATTGGTGGGAACAAACGGAAACTTCTTGCTTATGCACTCAGTAGGTAGTATTCCGCATGATGCAGAAATCGATGTACCATTGAACTATGCAGATTACTATTTCTTAGAAGCATTGGCTAGACAAAAAGGATTAGAAGATTATAAACATTAA
- a CDS encoding DUF4249 domain-containing protein translates to MKKYIFSLFSLLVLNSCEDVFTQEITPPKEATEKKCVVMSYLSPGAIPGVGLQWSHPILEYNKNEIDVIRNAQATLRNKTTGESTNLAFDKNKQIYLRENESFKIEENNTYQLIINIPNHREISAECTVPPQLNTEIQNIKMIPSMIDGKKHFEVSFEFKDHASSERNYYLASVKAYGRGVKESLKVQPFTNLNREGKNIVVHSEKVSRDFEGFSRIIVNLLLVDKNFYNYKRTVMQQIGNADLDLEAFTEPVFVISNIHNGLGIFGAYTRVTQVKDLKPNPFSFKN, encoded by the coding sequence ATGAAAAAATATATATTTAGCCTATTTTCTCTTTTAGTTTTAAATAGCTGCGAAGATGTCTTTACCCAAGAGATAACACCGCCCAAGGAAGCCACAGAAAAAAAATGTGTAGTAATGAGCTACCTTTCGCCAGGGGCCATTCCAGGCGTTGGCTTACAGTGGTCGCACCCTATTCTTGAGTATAACAAAAATGAAATAGATGTCATCCGAAACGCTCAAGCAACTCTGCGAAATAAAACAACGGGAGAAAGCACAAACTTGGCTTTTGATAAAAATAAACAGATTTATCTAAGAGAAAATGAAAGCTTTAAAATTGAAGAAAACAATACCTATCAACTCATAATTAACATTCCTAATCATAGGGAAATCTCTGCAGAATGCACCGTACCGCCACAGTTAAACACTGAAATTCAGAATATAAAAATGATTCCATCTATGATAGATGGCAAAAAACATTTTGAAGTGAGCTTTGAGTTTAAAGACCATGCCAGCTCCGAAAGAAACTACTATCTCGCCTCTGTGAAAGCTTATGGAAGAGGGGTAAAAGAATCGCTAAAAGTGCAGCCTTTTACCAACTTGAATCGTGAGGGGAAAAACATCGTGGTGCACTCAGAAAAAGTGAGCCGAGACTTTGAGGGATTTTCCCGTATTATCGTTAATTTACTTTTAGTAGACAAAAACTTTTATAACTACAAGCGTACTGTAATGCAACAAATTGGCAATGCCGATTTAGATCTAGAAGCTTTTACAGAGCCTGTTTTTGTGATTTCTAATATTCATAATGGGCTAGGCATATTTGGTGCCTACACGAGAGTAACTCAGGTAAAAGATTTAAAACCAAATCCATTTTCTTTTAAAAACTAA
- a CDS encoding TonB-dependent receptor, which produces MKKYIFLYFLLISLSLLAQEKFTLSGYVTEEGSQELLIGAEIYVPQIKQSVVSNNYGYYSISLPKGDYDIICTLVGYQEVEDHIELNQNQILNISLSNHITLKEVVASAENSIKQSKSAQMSEVKIPIAQIKRLPSLLGEKDVLKALQLTPGVQSGAEGSSGLYVRGGGPDQNLLILDDAPVYNASHLFGFFSIFNGDAIKNINLIKGGFPACYGGRLSSVLDVSMKDGNKEKFGGEVGLGLLSSRLILEGPLVKNKSSFIISARRTYVDFILTPLMDEDEKMKYYFYDLNAKINYEFNQRNKLYLSGYFGKDYFRSVLGDDYGESKGKLFWGNATATLRWNHLFNDKIFSNTSLIFSDYNFNVYSSDKFDDGQGMLKSNYFYESKYQSSITDLGLKYDMQFNISPQYLIRAGANAVLHNFKPSAISIKDESEQLFNHENTVEKIKTTEANVYMENEWSFYKKFKMNAGLRLSNYLHKNKTYTSLEPRVSLRYSLTDDLSIKASYATMNQYIHLLTSAGISLPMDLWVTTTDRVKPQHAEQFALGISKDWNEQKIGISLEGYYKKMNDLLGYAPGASFLLNNLDLSHPNREYSWEENVIHGQGWAYGLEFFVQKKVGKFSGWAGYTLAWVQHQFDEDNKGKKYFARYDRRHDISLVGFYDITKNISLSGTWVYGTGNAVSLPKSSYFNLIDPLDSDNPYANVYAYGSKNDLRMRAYHRLDLAIQFKKITKRKRKRIWEIGVYNAYSRKNPFFYQYADKEIENPDGSSQRKVVLNQYSIFPIIPSISYSLKF; this is translated from the coding sequence ATGAAAAAATACATCTTTCTATATTTTTTGCTGATTTCGCTGTCGCTTCTGGCGCAAGAGAAGTTTACGCTCAGCGGCTATGTTACCGAGGAAGGCAGCCAAGAACTCTTGATAGGTGCCGAGATTTATGTGCCGCAAATCAAGCAATCGGTGGTGAGCAACAATTATGGCTACTACTCCATCTCCCTGCCCAAGGGCGATTACGACATCATCTGCACACTTGTGGGCTACCAAGAGGTTGAAGACCATATAGAATTAAACCAAAACCAAATTTTAAACATTTCGCTCAGCAATCATATCACGCTCAAGGAAGTAGTGGCTTCGGCAGAAAACTCCATCAAGCAAAGCAAAAGTGCACAAATGAGCGAAGTGAAAATCCCCATAGCACAAATCAAACGCCTGCCAAGCCTTTTGGGCGAAAAAGATGTGCTCAAAGCCCTGCAACTCACCCCTGGGGTGCAATCTGGAGCCGAGGGCAGCAGCGGGCTCTATGTGCGTGGCGGTGGTCCCGATCAGAATTTATTGATTCTAGACGATGCACCTGTGTACAATGCCTCTCACCTATTTGGTTTTTTCTCGATTTTTAATGGCGACGCAATCAAAAACATTAATTTAATCAAAGGCGGATTCCCTGCTTGCTACGGCGGAAGGCTCTCTTCTGTATTGGATGTAAGCATGAAGGACGGAAATAAAGAAAAATTTGGCGGAGAGGTAGGCTTGGGGCTTTTATCTTCTCGCTTAATACTGGAAGGCCCACTTGTGAAAAACAAATCATCGTTCATCATTTCCGCGCGTAGAACTTATGTGGATTTTATCTTAACGCCACTCATGGACGAAGACGAAAAAATGAAGTATTATTTTTATGATTTAAATGCTAAAATCAATTATGAATTCAATCAGCGTAACAAATTATATTTGAGTGGTTATTTTGGCAAAGATTATTTCCGTTCAGTTTTGGGCGACGACTATGGCGAGAGCAAAGGCAAATTATTCTGGGGAAATGCCACCGCAACTTTACGCTGGAATCATTTATTTAATGATAAAATCTTTTCTAACACCTCTTTGATCTTTAGCGACTACAATTTTAATGTATATTCTTCAGACAAATTTGATGACGGACAAGGAATGCTTAAATCTAATTATTTCTACGAAAGTAAATATCAATCAAGCATTACCGATTTGGGCTTAAAATATGATATGCAATTCAATATTTCGCCCCAATATTTAATCAGAGCGGGAGCCAATGCGGTATTGCATAATTTTAAGCCAAGCGCAATAAGCATCAAAGATGAAAGCGAACAGCTCTTTAATCATGAAAATACGGTGGAAAAAATCAAAACCACCGAAGCCAATGTTTATATGGAAAACGAGTGGAGCTTTTACAAAAAATTTAAAATGAACGCAGGCTTGCGATTGAGCAATTATTTGCACAAAAACAAGACTTATACCTCGCTAGAGCCACGAGTTTCGCTTCGCTATTCCTTAACAGATGATTTATCTATCAAAGCATCTTATGCAACCATGAACCAATACATACATTTGCTCACGAGTGCGGGCATCAGTCTGCCAATGGATTTATGGGTAACTACCACCGACCGAGTAAAACCACAACATGCAGAGCAGTTTGCACTGGGCATTTCCAAAGACTGGAACGAGCAAAAAATCGGCATTTCGCTCGAGGGCTACTACAAAAAAATGAACGACCTTTTGGGCTATGCACCAGGAGCAAGCTTCTTGCTCAATAATTTAGACTTAAGCCACCCAAACCGCGAGTATTCTTGGGAGGAAAATGTGATTCATGGGCAAGGCTGGGCATATGGACTTGAATTTTTTGTGCAGAAGAAAGTCGGCAAGTTTTCTGGCTGGGCGGGCTATACGCTAGCTTGGGTGCAACACCAATTTGACGAAGATAACAAAGGCAAAAAGTATTTTGCCCGCTACGACAGGCGACACGATATTTCGCTAGTAGGGTTTTATGACATTACCAAAAACATCAGCCTTTCAGGAACTTGGGTCTATGGAACGGGGAATGCCGTGAGCTTGCCCAAATCCTCTTATTTTAATTTAATCGATCCTCTAGACAGCGACAATCCGTATGCAAATGTTTATGCCTATGGGAGCAAAAATGATTTAAGAATGCGTGCCTATCATCGTTTAGATTTAGCCATTCAGTTTAAAAAAATCACCAAACGAAAGCGAAAACGCATTTGGGAGATTGGAGTTTACAACGCTTATTCTCGCAAGAATCCGTTTTTCTACCAATATGCCGACAAGGAGATAGAGAATCCAGACGGCTCAAGCCAACGAAAAGTCGTACTGAATCAATATTCGATTTTTCCAATTATTCCAAGCATTAGTTATAGTTTGAAATTTTAA
- the yaaA gene encoding peroxide stress protein YaaA, which translates to MKIFLSPAKRLNTDEIEKQWGKETQPRFLKDAEQLMEILKTKTPKQLSDLMSISDDIAQMNYERNQRWTAKPKKKEGYQAGLMFDGEVYRGLRDTPLSGEAVEYLKEHVYILSGLYGILSPLDVVMPYRLEMGTKLQNPDGKTLYDFWQKRLTDFVNKNTKKGEILLDLSSKEYMKSLLHDELKGTLIDVKFKDYKNGKLKQINVYFKKARGAMARFCAENQVQNLDDLKAFTGMNYAYDDNLSSERELVFVR; encoded by the coding sequence ATGAAAATATTTTTATCACCCGCCAAAAGGCTCAATACCGACGAAATCGAAAAGCAATGGGGAAAAGAGACTCAACCCCGTTTTTTGAAAGATGCGGAGCAATTAATGGAGATTTTAAAAACCAAAACGCCAAAACAGCTGAGCGATTTGATGAGCATTTCCGACGATATTGCCCAAATGAACTACGAGCGCAATCAACGCTGGACTGCCAAACCTAAAAAAAAGGAAGGCTACCAAGCGGGATTGATGTTTGATGGCGAAGTATATCGTGGCTTGCGCGACACGCCACTTTCTGGCGAAGCGGTGGAATACCTCAAGGAGCATGTCTATATCCTTTCTGGGCTGTACGGGATTTTAAGTCCGCTCGATGTGGTGATGCCCTATCGCCTAGAAATGGGCACCAAACTCCAAAATCCAGACGGAAAAACATTGTACGATTTTTGGCAAAAAAGGCTCACCGATTTTGTAAATAAAAACACTAAAAAAGGCGAAATTTTGCTTGATTTAAGCAGTAAAGAATACATGAAATCCCTGTTGCACGATGAGCTAAAAGGCACTTTGATTGATGTGAAATTTAAAGATTACAAAAACGGAAAATTAAAGCAAATCAATGTGTATTTTAAAAAAGCGCGAGGAGCTATGGCTCGTTTCTGTGCCGAAAACCAAGTGCAAAATCTCGATGATTTAAAAGCCTTCACAGGCATGAATTATGCCTACGACGACAACCTCTCTAGCGAAAGAGAATTGGTTTTTGTGAGGTAG
- a CDS encoding TonB-dependent receptor: MQIKYIFILAMLGGYSYAATNQINPKTKNDTIIKLRNVNAQGVTKLDAAIELKAKLEKQAIKQTQSSTLGDLLSHVSGVQDTYFGPNVGVPMIRSLSGNRVRLLNNGVAMNDLTAISPEFNLNYNPNNIEEVEVNKASASVLYGGKAIGGAVNMITQNQYKPVGKALKTTVGVEGASNSGTRQQVDFSGDFNPKWSWNIGGTHAKIERIRIPGNTKPEILYDSKVVDNNSALQALGQIFVDKKIVFNTTLFPYINQYVLDNLNDPSAGLTEEDKYTFTETYFDMSTFTRKQNPKNPDYIPGQDPVKDLKIEKILGIHDYVPTKYREITNSHSEQMDFNAGVKYMGETLNFGLNFKHDYADYGLPLYAKEERAMHSHTHDHNHGHSHSNTPKEAPFLPVNIKGMTDNLSLELALNKDFALFNQLKFNALGQYTKDNEYLAQKIMNSYKNQNYSGRLELKQKKFNYLSGVTGVDCNHRIMDGSHKLRYLPDNKSTEFGIFTLQKLKYKFIDFQIGYRHDWVHRSATANDDYQRARGKSGGNLTTRDFNLNQFNSKILFNLKNKAYLLASYAHSERAPEVNELYAGNTHFALGIEENGEDMLDKEWVNAIELGGGISLAGLKIEASLYKNFYKNYIYMGHTGVSRVPGLIVKEWRAADTNIYGMELNTSYTQNFGKFGEWTINGFYDLVKNENVSDSSQRQFTDGDYMPNMPQSRWGAGLSAKINKFNATVNMQHYLQQQYLGKMIFDEEPMPAFTLLNARFSVEQNIGKTQLEYYLFGKNLLNQEARPQNTLMKYLAPLPGINIGVGLVIKI; encoded by the coding sequence ATGCAAATTAAATACATTTTCATCTTAGCCATGCTAGGGGGATATTCCTATGCGGCTACCAATCAAATTAATCCAAAAACTAAAAACGATACCATTATTAAACTTCGCAATGTCAATGCACAAGGCGTTACTAAACTTGATGCTGCCATAGAACTGAAAGCGAAGCTAGAAAAACAAGCCATAAAACAAACACAGAGTAGTACTTTGGGAGATCTGCTGAGCCATGTTTCGGGAGTGCAAGACACTTATTTTGGTCCGAATGTGGGAGTGCCAATGATTCGCAGTTTGAGCGGAAATCGTGTGCGACTTTTAAATAACGGAGTTGCTATGAACGACTTAACGGCAATTAGCCCCGAGTTTAATCTAAACTATAATCCTAATAACATAGAAGAAGTTGAGGTAAACAAAGCATCAGCGTCGGTTTTATATGGAGGAAAAGCAATCGGTGGAGCGGTAAATATGATTACCCAAAACCAATACAAACCTGTCGGCAAAGCCCTTAAAACTACCGTAGGCGTAGAGGGAGCAAGTAACTCAGGCACGAGGCAGCAAGTAGATTTCAGTGGAGATTTTAACCCTAAATGGAGTTGGAATATTGGGGGCACTCACGCCAAAATTGAACGAATTCGTATCCCTGGAAATACAAAACCAGAGATTCTGTATGACTCAAAAGTGGTGGACAACAATTCAGCGTTGCAGGCATTGGGGCAAATTTTTGTGGACAAAAAGATTGTTTTTAACACAACACTTTTTCCATACATTAATCAGTATGTATTGGATAATTTAAACGACCCTAGTGCAGGTTTAACCGAGGAAGATAAATATACTTTTACAGAAACTTATTTTGATATGAGTACATTTACTCGAAAGCAAAACCCTAAAAACCCTGATTACATTCCAGGGCAAGACCCAGTGAAAGATCTCAAAATCGAGAAAATTCTTGGAATTCATGATTATGTGCCTACCAAATATAGAGAAATCACCAATAGCCATTCAGAGCAAATGGATTTCAACGCAGGAGTTAAATACATGGGGGAAACTTTGAATTTTGGACTAAATTTTAAACACGATTATGCCGATTATGGTTTGCCATTGTATGCCAAAGAAGAACGCGCTATGCATTCGCACACGCACGATCACAACCATGGACACAGCCACTCGAACACGCCAAAAGAAGCCCCATTCTTGCCTGTGAATATTAAGGGAATGACCGATAATTTGTCTTTGGAATTAGCGTTAAATAAAGATTTTGCCCTATTCAATCAATTAAAATTTAATGCTTTAGGGCAGTACACTAAAGACAATGAATATTTAGCCCAAAAAATTATGAATAGCTATAAAAACCAAAATTATAGCGGAAGGCTAGAATTAAAACAGAAGAAATTTAATTATCTTTCTGGAGTAACGGGCGTGGATTGTAATCACAGAATCATGGATGGAAGCCACAAATTGCGTTATTTGCCAGACAATAAAAGCACCGAATTTGGAATTTTTACGCTTCAGAAACTAAAATACAAATTTATTGATTTTCAGATTGGTTATCGCCACGATTGGGTGCACAGAAGTGCAACGGCCAATGATGATTATCAAAGAGCTCGTGGAAAATCTGGCGGAAATTTAACGACAAGAGACTTTAATTTAAATCAATTTAATTCTAAAATTTTATTTAATCTAAAAAACAAAGCCTACTTGTTGGCTTCTTATGCACATTCAGAACGCGCACCAGAGGTAAACGAATTGTATGCCGGAAACACGCATTTTGCGCTCGGAATCGAAGAAAACGGCGAGGACATGCTTGATAAAGAATGGGTGAATGCCATAGAGCTTGGAGGAGGAATTTCACTAGCTGGGCTTAAGATTGAAGCCAGTTTATATAAAAATTTCTACAAAAATTACATATATATGGGGCACACAGGCGTTTCTCGCGTTCCAGGACTCATAGTTAAAGAATGGCGTGCGGCAGATACCAATATTTATGGAATGGAGCTAAACACCAGCTATACTCAAAATTTTGGAAAATTCGGGGAGTGGACTATCAATGGTTTTTATGATTTGGTGAAAAACGAAAATGTTTCAGATAGCAGTCAGCGGCAATTTACCGACGGAGACTATATGCCCAATATGCCACAAAGCCGCTGGGGTGCAGGGTTAAGTGCAAAAATCAATAAATTCAACGCAACAGTGAACATGCAGCATTATCTTCAACAACAATATTTAGGTAAAATGATTTTTGACGAGGAGCCAATGCCAGCATTTACTTTGCTAAATGCTCGTTTTTCTGTCGAACAAAATATCGGAAAAACACAATTAGAATATTATTTATTCGGTAAAAACTTGCTCAACCAAGAGGCAAGACCACAAAACACTTTGATGAAATATTTGGCACCACTACCAGGCATCAACATCGGTGTAGGCTTGGTAATCAAAATATAG
- a CDS encoding dimethylarginine dimethylaminohydrolase family protein: MILNIKNETGRLKAVVLGTPNSPGATPNVAETYDSKSRESVINGVYPTEEAMRNEMNAFAEVLKKYGVQVFRPYDLKDTNQVFARDVGFVIDDKLVISNLIEDRKDELQAYELIFDSVKKENIIQVPDQVHVEGGDVILWNDFLFVGTYKQPDYPKFKTARTNAAAVELLKQKFPNKWVIDMELVKNDQDPYTGILHLDCCFQPVGENKAIIYRDGFLNPRHYHVLIDLFGRNNVFEVTREEMYWMSPNIFSIAPDVVVSEQNFKRLNRHMRDEWGITVEEIPYREISKMGGLLRCSTMPLIRD; the protein is encoded by the coding sequence ATGATTTTAAATATAAAAAACGAAACTGGAAGATTGAAAGCCGTGGTACTTGGGACACCAAATAGCCCAGGTGCAACGCCCAATGTAGCTGAAACTTACGATTCCAAATCTCGCGAAAGCGTAATCAATGGGGTGTACCCCACAGAAGAAGCGATGCGAAACGAGATGAACGCCTTTGCCGAAGTGCTTAAAAAATATGGTGTTCAGGTATTTAGACCTTATGACTTAAAGGATACCAACCAAGTTTTTGCACGAGATGTGGGGTTTGTGATTGATGATAAATTAGTGATTTCCAATTTAATCGAAGACCGAAAAGATGAGCTCCAAGCTTATGAATTAATCTTTGATTCGGTGAAAAAGGAAAACATTATCCAAGTGCCAGACCAAGTGCATGTGGAAGGTGGCGATGTGATTTTGTGGAACGATTTTCTTTTTGTGGGCACCTACAAACAGCCTGATTATCCCAAATTTAAAACCGCTCGCACCAATGCCGCCGCGGTGGAATTATTGAAACAAAAATTTCCAAACAAATGGGTAATCGACATGGAATTGGTGAAAAACGACCAAGACCCTTACACGGGCATTTTGCACCTGGATTGTTGCTTTCAGCCCGTGGGCGAAAACAAGGCGATTATCTACCGAGACGGATTTTTGAACCCACGCCATTATCATGTTTTGATTGATTTATTTGGGCGCAACAATGTGTTTGAAGTTACACGCGAAGAAATGTACTGGATGTCGCCAAACATTTTCTCCATCGCTCCCGATGTGGTGGTTTCTGAACAAAATTTTAAACGCCTAAACCGACACATGCGCGACGAATGGGGCATTACGGTAGAAGAAATTCCGTATCGTGAAATTTCTAAAATGGGCGGATTATTGCGCTGTTCGACCATGCCGCTGATTAGAGATTAA